The following coding sequences are from one Bos indicus x Bos taurus breed Angus x Brahman F1 hybrid chromosome 5, Bos_hybrid_MaternalHap_v2.0, whole genome shotgun sequence window:
- the MAPK11 gene encoding mitogen-activated protein kinase 11 isoform X1, with product MVHPGFSDLEDSAFIPGGARWGTGGVQGPDEEPGEEGCPPPSRLERGDAGPRAGGWWSAGEGSSAYDTRLRQRVAVKKLSRPFQSLIHARRTYRELRLLKHLKHENVIGLLDVFTPATALEDFSEVYLVTTLMGADLNNIVKCQALSDEHVQFLVYQLLRGLKYIHSAGIIHRDLKPSNVAVNEDCELRILDFGLARQADEEMTGYVATRWYRAPEIMLNWMHYNQTVDIWSVGCIMAELLQGKALFPGSDYIDQLKRIMEVVGTPSPEVLAKISSEHARTYIQSLPPMPQKDLRSIFRGANPLAVDLLGRMLVLDSDQRVSAAEALAHAYFSQYHDPDDEPEAEPYDESVEAKERTVEEWKELTYQEVLSFKPPEPPQPLGSLDVEQ from the exons atGGTTCACCCTGGCTTCTCTGATTTAGAGGATTCTGCCTTCATTCCAGGGGGAGCTCGCTGGGGGACGGGAGGGGTGCAGGGCCCGGATGAGGAGCCGGGAGAGGAGGGGTGCCCGCCCCCGAGCAGGCTGGAGCGGGGAGACGCAGGACCCAGAGCAGGCGGGTGGTGGAGTGCGGGCGAAGGCAG CTCGGCCTACGACACGCGGCTGCGCCAGAGGGTGGCGGTGAAGAAGCTGTCGCGGCCCTTCCAGTCTCTGATCCATGCGCGGAGGACCTACCGGGAGCTGCGGCTGCTCAAACACCTGAAGCACGAGAAC GTCATCGGGCTGCTGGACGTGTTCACGCCGGCCACCGCCCTGGAGGACTTCAGCGAAGT GTACTTGGTGACCACGCTGATGGGCGCCGACCTGAACAACATCGTCAAGTGCCAGGCGCTGAGTGACGAGCACGTCCAGTTCCTCGTGTACCAGCTGCTGCGCGGGCTAAAG TACATCCACTCGGCGGGGATCATCCACCGG GACCTGAAGCCCAGCAACGTGGCCGTGAACGAGGACTGCGAGCTGCGG ATCCTGGACTTCGGGCTAGCGCGCCAGGCAGACGAGGAGATGACTGGCTACGTGGCCACACGATGGTACAGGGCCCCCGAGATCATGCTGAACTGGATGCACTACAACCAGACAG TGGACATTTGGTCTGTGGGCTGCATCATGGCTGAGCTGCTCCAGGGAAAGGCTCTCTTCCCCGGAAGTGACT ACATCGACCAGCTGAAGCGTATCATGGAGGTGGTGGGCACACCCAGTCCTGAGGTTCTAGCAAAGATATCCTCGGAACAT GCCCGGACCTACATCCAGTCCCTGCCCCCCATGCCCCAGAAGGACCTCAGGAGCATCTTCCGCGGAGCCAACCCCCTGG CTGTGGACCTCCTGGGCAGGATGCTGGTGCTGGACAGTGACCAGAGGGTCAGCGCGGCAGAGGCCCTGGCACACGCCTACTTCAGCCAGTACCACGACCCGGACGACGAGCCCGAGGCGGAGCCTTACGACGAGAGCGTGGAGGCCAAGGAGCGCACGGTGGAGGAGTGGAAGG AGCTCACCTACCAGGAAGTCCTCAGCTTCAAGCCCCCAGAGCCCCCGCAGCCGCTGGGCAGCCTGGACGTTGAGCAGTGA
- the MAPK11 gene encoding mitogen-activated protein kinase 11 isoform X2: MVHPGFSDLEDSAFIPGGARWGTGGVQGPDEEPGEEGCPPPSRLERGDAGPRAGGWWSAGEGSSAYDTRLRQRVAVKKLSRPFQSLIHARRTYRELRLLKHLKHENVIGLLDVFTPATALEDFSEVYLVTTLMGADLNNIVKCQALSDEHVQFLVYQLLRGLKDLKPSNVAVNEDCELRILDFGLARQADEEMTGYVATRWYRAPEIMLNWMHYNQTVDIWSVGCIMAELLQGKALFPGSDYIDQLKRIMEVVGTPSPEVLAKISSEHARTYIQSLPPMPQKDLRSIFRGANPLAVDLLGRMLVLDSDQRVSAAEALAHAYFSQYHDPDDEPEAEPYDESVEAKERTVEEWKELTYQEVLSFKPPEPPQPLGSLDVEQ, translated from the exons atGGTTCACCCTGGCTTCTCTGATTTAGAGGATTCTGCCTTCATTCCAGGGGGAGCTCGCTGGGGGACGGGAGGGGTGCAGGGCCCGGATGAGGAGCCGGGAGAGGAGGGGTGCCCGCCCCCGAGCAGGCTGGAGCGGGGAGACGCAGGACCCAGAGCAGGCGGGTGGTGGAGTGCGGGCGAAGGCAG CTCGGCCTACGACACGCGGCTGCGCCAGAGGGTGGCGGTGAAGAAGCTGTCGCGGCCCTTCCAGTCTCTGATCCATGCGCGGAGGACCTACCGGGAGCTGCGGCTGCTCAAACACCTGAAGCACGAGAAC GTCATCGGGCTGCTGGACGTGTTCACGCCGGCCACCGCCCTGGAGGACTTCAGCGAAGT GTACTTGGTGACCACGCTGATGGGCGCCGACCTGAACAACATCGTCAAGTGCCAGGCGCTGAGTGACGAGCACGTCCAGTTCCTCGTGTACCAGCTGCTGCGCGGGCTAAAG GACCTGAAGCCCAGCAACGTGGCCGTGAACGAGGACTGCGAGCTGCGG ATCCTGGACTTCGGGCTAGCGCGCCAGGCAGACGAGGAGATGACTGGCTACGTGGCCACACGATGGTACAGGGCCCCCGAGATCATGCTGAACTGGATGCACTACAACCAGACAG TGGACATTTGGTCTGTGGGCTGCATCATGGCTGAGCTGCTCCAGGGAAAGGCTCTCTTCCCCGGAAGTGACT ACATCGACCAGCTGAAGCGTATCATGGAGGTGGTGGGCACACCCAGTCCTGAGGTTCTAGCAAAGATATCCTCGGAACAT GCCCGGACCTACATCCAGTCCCTGCCCCCCATGCCCCAGAAGGACCTCAGGAGCATCTTCCGCGGAGCCAACCCCCTGG CTGTGGACCTCCTGGGCAGGATGCTGGTGCTGGACAGTGACCAGAGGGTCAGCGCGGCAGAGGCCCTGGCACACGCCTACTTCAGCCAGTACCACGACCCGGACGACGAGCCCGAGGCGGAGCCTTACGACGAGAGCGTGGAGGCCAAGGAGCGCACGGTGGAGGAGTGGAAGG AGCTCACCTACCAGGAAGTCCTCAGCTTCAAGCCCCCAGAGCCCCCGCAGCCGCTGGGCAGCCTGGACGTTGAGCAGTGA
- the MAPK11 gene encoding mitogen-activated protein kinase 11 isoform X3 codes for MSGPRAGFYRQELNKTLWEVPQRLQGLRPVGSGAYGSVCSAYDTRLRQRVAVKKLSRPFQSLIHARRTYRELRLLKHLKHENVIGLLDVFTPATALEDFSEVYLVTTLMGADLNNIVKCQALSDEHVQFLVYQLLRGLKYIHSAGIIHRDLKPSNVAVNEDCELRILDFGLARQADEEMTGYVATRWYRAPEIMLNWMHYNQTVDIWSVGCIMAELLQGKALFPGSDYIDQLKRIMEVVGTPSPEVLAKISSEHARTYIQSLPPMPQKDLRSIFRGANPLAVDLLGRMLVLDSDQRVSAAEALAHAYFSQYHDPDDEPEAEPYDESVEAKERTVEEWKELTYQEVLSFKPPEPPQPLGSLDVEQ; via the exons ATGTCGGGCCCGCGCGCCGGCTTCTACCGGCAGGAGCTGAACAAGACGCTGTGGGAGGTGCCGCAGCGACTGCAGGGGCTGCGCCCGGTGGGCTCGGGCGCCTACGGCTCAGTCTG CTCGGCCTACGACACGCGGCTGCGCCAGAGGGTGGCGGTGAAGAAGCTGTCGCGGCCCTTCCAGTCTCTGATCCATGCGCGGAGGACCTACCGGGAGCTGCGGCTGCTCAAACACCTGAAGCACGAGAAC GTCATCGGGCTGCTGGACGTGTTCACGCCGGCCACCGCCCTGGAGGACTTCAGCGAAGT GTACTTGGTGACCACGCTGATGGGCGCCGACCTGAACAACATCGTCAAGTGCCAGGCGCTGAGTGACGAGCACGTCCAGTTCCTCGTGTACCAGCTGCTGCGCGGGCTAAAG TACATCCACTCGGCGGGGATCATCCACCGG GACCTGAAGCCCAGCAACGTGGCCGTGAACGAGGACTGCGAGCTGCGG ATCCTGGACTTCGGGCTAGCGCGCCAGGCAGACGAGGAGATGACTGGCTACGTGGCCACACGATGGTACAGGGCCCCCGAGATCATGCTGAACTGGATGCACTACAACCAGACAG TGGACATTTGGTCTGTGGGCTGCATCATGGCTGAGCTGCTCCAGGGAAAGGCTCTCTTCCCCGGAAGTGACT ACATCGACCAGCTGAAGCGTATCATGGAGGTGGTGGGCACACCCAGTCCTGAGGTTCTAGCAAAGATATCCTCGGAACAT GCCCGGACCTACATCCAGTCCCTGCCCCCCATGCCCCAGAAGGACCTCAGGAGCATCTTCCGCGGAGCCAACCCCCTGG CTGTGGACCTCCTGGGCAGGATGCTGGTGCTGGACAGTGACCAGAGGGTCAGCGCGGCAGAGGCCCTGGCACACGCCTACTTCAGCCAGTACCACGACCCGGACGACGAGCCCGAGGCGGAGCCTTACGACGAGAGCGTGGAGGCCAAGGAGCGCACGGTGGAGGAGTGGAAGG AGCTCACCTACCAGGAAGTCCTCAGCTTCAAGCCCCCAGAGCCCCCGCAGCCGCTGGGCAGCCTGGACGTTGAGCAGTGA
- the MAPK11 gene encoding mitogen-activated protein kinase 11 isoform X4 codes for MSGPRAGFYRQELNKTLWEVPQRLQGLRPVGSGAYGSVCSAYDTRLRQRVAVKKLSRPFQSLIHARRTYRELRLLKHLKHENVIGLLDVFTPATALEDFSEVYLVTTLMGADLNNIVKCQALSDEHVQFLVYQLLRGLKDLKPSNVAVNEDCELRILDFGLARQADEEMTGYVATRWYRAPEIMLNWMHYNQTVDIWSVGCIMAELLQGKALFPGSDYIDQLKRIMEVVGTPSPEVLAKISSEHARTYIQSLPPMPQKDLRSIFRGANPLAVDLLGRMLVLDSDQRVSAAEALAHAYFSQYHDPDDEPEAEPYDESVEAKERTVEEWKELTYQEVLSFKPPEPPQPLGSLDVEQ; via the exons ATGTCGGGCCCGCGCGCCGGCTTCTACCGGCAGGAGCTGAACAAGACGCTGTGGGAGGTGCCGCAGCGACTGCAGGGGCTGCGCCCGGTGGGCTCGGGCGCCTACGGCTCAGTCTG CTCGGCCTACGACACGCGGCTGCGCCAGAGGGTGGCGGTGAAGAAGCTGTCGCGGCCCTTCCAGTCTCTGATCCATGCGCGGAGGACCTACCGGGAGCTGCGGCTGCTCAAACACCTGAAGCACGAGAAC GTCATCGGGCTGCTGGACGTGTTCACGCCGGCCACCGCCCTGGAGGACTTCAGCGAAGT GTACTTGGTGACCACGCTGATGGGCGCCGACCTGAACAACATCGTCAAGTGCCAGGCGCTGAGTGACGAGCACGTCCAGTTCCTCGTGTACCAGCTGCTGCGCGGGCTAAAG GACCTGAAGCCCAGCAACGTGGCCGTGAACGAGGACTGCGAGCTGCGG ATCCTGGACTTCGGGCTAGCGCGCCAGGCAGACGAGGAGATGACTGGCTACGTGGCCACACGATGGTACAGGGCCCCCGAGATCATGCTGAACTGGATGCACTACAACCAGACAG TGGACATTTGGTCTGTGGGCTGCATCATGGCTGAGCTGCTCCAGGGAAAGGCTCTCTTCCCCGGAAGTGACT ACATCGACCAGCTGAAGCGTATCATGGAGGTGGTGGGCACACCCAGTCCTGAGGTTCTAGCAAAGATATCCTCGGAACAT GCCCGGACCTACATCCAGTCCCTGCCCCCCATGCCCCAGAAGGACCTCAGGAGCATCTTCCGCGGAGCCAACCCCCTGG CTGTGGACCTCCTGGGCAGGATGCTGGTGCTGGACAGTGACCAGAGGGTCAGCGCGGCAGAGGCCCTGGCACACGCCTACTTCAGCCAGTACCACGACCCGGACGACGAGCCCGAGGCGGAGCCTTACGACGAGAGCGTGGAGGCCAAGGAGCGCACGGTGGAGGAGTGGAAGG AGCTCACCTACCAGGAAGTCCTCAGCTTCAAGCCCCCAGAGCCCCCGCAGCCGCTGGGCAGCCTGGACGTTGAGCAGTGA
- the MAPK12 gene encoding mitogen-activated protein kinase 12 isoform X2 translates to MSSPSSARKGFYRQEVTKTAWEVRVVYQDLQPVGSGAYGAVCSAVDSRTGAKVAIKKLYRPFQSELFAKRAYRELRLLKHMRHENVIGLLDVFTPDETLDDFMDFYLVMPFMGTDLGKLMKHEKLSEDRVQFLVYQTLKGLKYIHAAGVIHRDLKPSNLAVNEDCELKILDFGLARQADSEMTGYVVTRWYRAPEVILNWMHYTQTVDIWSVGCIMAEMITGKILFKGNDHLDQLKEIMKVTGTPPAEFVQRLQSDEAKNYMKGLPELEKKDFASVLTNASPLAVSLLEKMLVLDAERRVTAAEALAHPYFESLHDTEDDPQAEKYDESFDDMDRTLDEWKRFAPTVPSDRGPCWSLRAAYPCSA, encoded by the exons ATGAGCTCTCCGTCGTCCGCCCGCAAGGGCTTTTATCGCCAGGAGGTGACCAAGACGGCCTGGGAGGTGCGCGTCGTGTACCAGGATCTGCAGCCCGTGGGCTCGGGCGCCTACGGCGCCGTGTG CTCGGCGGTGGACAGCCGCACGGGCGCCAAGGTGGCCATCAAGAAGCTGTACCGGCCCTTTCAGTCCGAGCTGTTCGCCAAGCGCGCCTACCGGGAGCTGCGCCTCCTGAAGCACATGCGCCACGAGAAC GTGATTGGGCTGCTGGACGTGTTCACGCCCGATGAGACGCTGGATGACTTCATGGACTT CTACCTGGTGATGCCGTTCATGGGCACCGACCTGGGAAAGCTCATGAAGCACGAGAAGCTGAGCGAGGACCGGGTGCAGTTCCTCGTCTACCAGACGCTCAAGGGGCTGAAG TACATCCACGCTGCCGGCGTCATCCACAGG GACCTGAAGCCTAGCAACCTGGCTGTGAACGAGGACTGTGAGCTGAAG ATCCTGGACTTTGGCCTGGCCCGGCAGGCAGACAGCGAGATGACCGGCTACGTGGTGACCCGGTGGTACCGCGCGCCCGAGGTCATCTTGAACTGGATGCACTACACGCAGACGG TGGACATCTGGTCCGTGGGCTGCATCATGGCCGAGATGATCACGGGGAAGATACTCTTCAAAGGCAACGACC ACCTGGACCAGCTGAAGGAGATCATGAAGGTGACGGGGACGCCTCCTGCGGAGTTTGTGCAGAGGCTGCAAAGTGATGAG GCCAAGAACTACATGAAGGGCCTCCCTGAGCTGGAGAAGAAGGATTTTGCCTCCGTCCTGACCAACGCGAGCCCCCTGG CCGTGAGCCTCCTGGAGAAAATGCTGGTGCTGGATGCGGAGCGGCGGGTGACGGCGGCCGAGGCGCTGGCCCACCCCTACTTTGAGTCGCTGCACGACACGGAGGACGATCCCCAGGCCGAGAAGTACGATGAGTCCTTTGACGACATGGACCGCACGCTGGACGAGTGGAAGC GCTTTGCGCCGACTGTCCCCTCAGACCGAGGGCCCTGCTGGTCTCTGAGGGCTGCCTACCCCTGCTCAGCCTGA
- the MAPK12 gene encoding mitogen-activated protein kinase 12 isoform X1, translating into MSSPSSARKGFYRQEVTKTAWEVRVVYQDLQPVGSGAYGAVCSAVDSRTGAKVAIKKLYRPFQSELFAKRAYRELRLLKHMRHENVIGLLDVFTPDETLDDFMDFYLVMPFMGTDLGKLMKHEKLSEDRVQFLVYQTLKGLKYIHAAGVIHRDLKPSNLAVNEDCELKILDFGLARQADSEMTGYVVTRWYRAPEVILNWMHYTQTVDIWSVGCIMAEMITGKILFKGNDHLDQLKEIMKVTGTPPAEFVQRLQSDEAKNYMKGLPELEKKDFASVLTNASPLAVSLLEKMLVLDAERRVTAAEALAHPYFESLHDTEDDPQAEKYDESFDDMDRTLDEWKRVTYKEVLSFKPPRQLGAKVSKETAL; encoded by the exons ATGAGCTCTCCGTCGTCCGCCCGCAAGGGCTTTTATCGCCAGGAGGTGACCAAGACGGCCTGGGAGGTGCGCGTCGTGTACCAGGATCTGCAGCCCGTGGGCTCGGGCGCCTACGGCGCCGTGTG CTCGGCGGTGGACAGCCGCACGGGCGCCAAGGTGGCCATCAAGAAGCTGTACCGGCCCTTTCAGTCCGAGCTGTTCGCCAAGCGCGCCTACCGGGAGCTGCGCCTCCTGAAGCACATGCGCCACGAGAAC GTGATTGGGCTGCTGGACGTGTTCACGCCCGATGAGACGCTGGATGACTTCATGGACTT CTACCTGGTGATGCCGTTCATGGGCACCGACCTGGGAAAGCTCATGAAGCACGAGAAGCTGAGCGAGGACCGGGTGCAGTTCCTCGTCTACCAGACGCTCAAGGGGCTGAAG TACATCCACGCTGCCGGCGTCATCCACAGG GACCTGAAGCCTAGCAACCTGGCTGTGAACGAGGACTGTGAGCTGAAG ATCCTGGACTTTGGCCTGGCCCGGCAGGCAGACAGCGAGATGACCGGCTACGTGGTGACCCGGTGGTACCGCGCGCCCGAGGTCATCTTGAACTGGATGCACTACACGCAGACGG TGGACATCTGGTCCGTGGGCTGCATCATGGCCGAGATGATCACGGGGAAGATACTCTTCAAAGGCAACGACC ACCTGGACCAGCTGAAGGAGATCATGAAGGTGACGGGGACGCCTCCTGCGGAGTTTGTGCAGAGGCTGCAAAGTGATGAG GCCAAGAACTACATGAAGGGCCTCCCTGAGCTGGAGAAGAAGGATTTTGCCTCCGTCCTGACCAACGCGAGCCCCCTGG CCGTGAGCCTCCTGGAGAAAATGCTGGTGCTGGATGCGGAGCGGCGGGTGACGGCGGCCGAGGCGCTGGCCCACCCCTACTTTGAGTCGCTGCACGACACGGAGGACGATCCCCAGGCCGAGAAGTACGATGAGTCCTTTGACGACATGGACCGCACGCTGGACGAGTGGAAGC GTGTCACATATAAAGAGGTGCTCAGCTTCAAGCCTCCCCGGCAGCTGGGGGCCAAGGTCTCCAAGGAGACAGCCTTGTGA